Proteins found in one Oncorhynchus gorbuscha isolate QuinsamMale2020 ecotype Even-year linkage group LG15, OgorEven_v1.0, whole genome shotgun sequence genomic segment:
- the LOC123998002 gene encoding suppressor of tumorigenicity 14 protein homolog isoform X1: MNSAKYEYEGQNGRHEQVTFLDNKDKMASKKKTGVIVGVLIALLVLAAVTGILIWLFVIKGRESAATISMKRVPAQRVYSGHMKLDNVPYNQNLEDPTSTEFQKLADDLEEILKSNYKQVEFLSKYYTTSVVTAFSEGVLAYYWTQFDIPAADLEILPEFSEERVLEVLWNGIREQGKRSGQSLHISQVTASRTDPRMARNPRADYECFFRLEADPLAQSFQSPGFPDQYPAQSRCQWQIRAPEQNAISVRFSHFHIEDDCSDDFVSIYDSLSPDESQAITHKCGQRPPSNPLEVVSSSNIMLINLITDSAVQRPGFSAEYSIIPLTTSKSCGGVLSDAQGNFSSPHYPSFYPPALDCKWTIEVPAGKQVRVKFTMFRMKEPRVDVRVCHKDYIEVMGIKYCGELSSLALTSTTSSLAVMFHSDESFTDKGFQAQYNAYDPSNPCPNQFSCGSGFCIKKELHCDGWNDCGDMSDEMNCKCEKDQFACDNGMCKPKYWVCDRVNDCGDESDEKHCSCAKNEWRCGDGTCLPQDVVCDTKMDCVDGSDEASCTVSPGICSDFSFKCKNEACVNKVNAECDRVKDCTDESDEEGCDCGIRPYKLNRIVGGENAQLGEWPWQVSLHFQTRGHVCGASIISNRWLLSAAHCFKTISPENHVASNWQTYSGMQDQYKQDTVQRRSVKTIITHPDYNQMTYDYDVALLELSQPLEFTNTIHPICLPARSHLFPAGMSCWVTGWGTLREGGAIARLLQKAEVKIINDTVCNVVTEGQVTSRMLCSGFLSGGVDACQGDSGGPLVCFEESGMWFQAGIVSWGEGCARRNKPGVYSRVTKLRDWIHKNTGV; encoded by the exons GGGCAGAACGGGCGGCATGAGCAGGTCACCTTCCTGGATAACAAAGACAAGATGGCATCGAAGAAGAAGACTGGAGTGATAGTGGGAGTCCTCATTGCTCTGCTTGTCTTGGCCGCTGTGACAGGAATCCTCATCTGGCTCTTTGTTA tcAAAGGCAGGGAGTCTGCGGCCACCATAAGTATGAAGCGTGTCCCAGCTCAGCGGGTGTATAGCGGGCACATGAAGCTGGACAATGTGCCCTACAACCAGAATCTGGAGGACCCCACCAGCACAGAGTTCCAAAAGCTGGCAGATGACCTGGAAGAGATA CTTAAGAGCAACTACAAACAAGTTGAGTTCCTCTCCAAGTACTACACCACATCTGTGGTGACCGCCTTCAG tgagGGGGTGCTGGCCTACTACTGGACCCAGTTTGACATCCCGGCAGCGGACCTGGAGATACTGCCAGAGTTCTCTGAGGAGCGGGTCCTGGAGGTGCTGTGGAACGGCATCAGGGAGCAGGGCAAACGCTCCGGCCAGAGCCTCCACATCAGCCAAGTCACTGCCTCAC GCACAGACCCCAGGATGGCCAGGAACCCCAGAGCCG ATTACGAGTGTTTCTTCCGGTTGGAGGCTGACCCTTTAGCTCAGAGCTTCCAGTCTCCAGGCTTTCCTGATCAGTACCCGGCCCAGTCCCGTTGCCAGTGGCAGATCAGAGCCCCGGAACAGAACGCCATCTCAGTCCGCTTCTCCCACTTTCACATAGAGGACGACTGCTCCGATGACTTTGTGTCCATCTACGACTCCCTCAGCCCAGATGAGTCCCAGGCCATCACTCA CAAGTGTGGTCAGAGGCCTCCCAGCAATCCCCTGGAGGTGGTGTCGTCCAGTAACATCATGCTCATCAACCTCATCACCGACAGCGCTGTCCAGAGGCCCGGCTTCAGTGCAGAGTACTCAATCATCCCCCTAACAACAT CCAAAAGTTGTGGAGGAGTCCTGAGTGATGCTCAGGGGAACTTCAGCTCTCCCCATTACCCCAGCTTCTATCCCCCAGCCCTGGACTGCAAATGGACCATCGAG GTCCCTGCAGGGAAGCAGGTACGTGTGAAGTTCACCATGTTCCGTATGAAGGAGCCGAGAGTGGACGTCAGGGTGTGTCACAAAGACTACATAGAGGTCATGGGCATCAA GTACTGTGGGGAGTTGTCTTCTCTGGCCCTTACCAGTACCACCAGCTCTCTGGCTGTGATGTTCCACTCTGATGAGTCCTTCACAGACAAAGGCTTCCAGGCTCAGTACAACGCATATGATCCTTCCAACC CTTGCCCCAACCAGTTTTCCTGTGGCTCTGGGTTCTGTATCAAGAAGGAGCTGCATTGTGATGGCTGGAATGACTGTGGGGACATGAGTGATGAAATGAACTGCA aatgtgaaaaGGACCAGTTTGCCTGTGACAACGGGATGTGCAAGCCCAAGTACTGGGTGTGCGACCGTGTCAACGACTGCGGTGACGAGAGTGATGAGAAGCACTGCA GCTGTGCTAAGAATGAGTGGAGGTGTGGCGACGGGACCTGTTTGCCTCAGGATGTGGTGTGTGACACTAAGATGGACTGTGTAGACGGGAGTGACGAGGCTTCCTGTACCGTCT CTCCTGGTATCTGCTCTGACTTCAGCTTTAAGTGTAAGAACGAGGCGTGTGTGAACAAGGTGAACGCTGAGTGTGACCGGGTCAAAGACTGCACCGACGAATCCGATGAGGAGGGCTGCG ACTGTGGCATCCGGCCATACAAGCTTAACCGTATTGTGGGCGGGGAGAATGCGCAGCTGGGGGAGTGGCCCTGGCAGGTGAGCCTGCACTTCCAGACCCGTGGGCATGTGTGTGGCGCGTCAATCATCTCCAACCGCTGGCTCCTGTCTGCCGCCCACTGCTTCAAGACCATCAGCCCTGA AAACCACGTGGCCTCCAACTGGCAGACGTACAGTGGCATGCAGGACCAGTATAAGCAGGATACTGTTCAGAGAAGATCGGTGAAGACCATTATCACCCACCCAGACTACAACCAGATGACCTATGACTACGACGTCGCCCTGCTGGAGCTGAGCCAGCCGCTGGAGTTCACCAACACCATCCACCCCATCTGCCTACCCGCACGCTCCCACCTCTTCCCTGCTGGCATGTCCTGTTGGGTTACAGGCTGGGGCACTCTCCGCGAAGGAG GTGCCATAGCACGGCTGCTGCAGAAGGCAGAGGTGAAGATCATTAACGACACGGTGTGTAACGTGGTCACCGAGGGTCAGGTCACATCCAGGATGCTCTGCTCCGGCTTCCTGTCTGGAGGGGTTGACGCCTGTCAG GGAGACTCGGGGGGTCCCCTGGTGTGCTTCGAGGAAAGTGGAATGTGGTTCCAGGCAGGCATCGTGAGCTGGGGTGAGGGCTGCGCTCGTCGGAACAAGCCCGGCGTCTACTCGCGTGTCACCAAGCTGAGAGACTGGATCCACAAGAACACAGGGGTTTGA
- the LOC123998002 gene encoding suppressor of tumorigenicity 14 protein homolog isoform X2 has product MASKKKTGVIVGVLIALLVLAAVTGILIWLFVIKGRESAATISMKRVPAQRVYSGHMKLDNVPYNQNLEDPTSTEFQKLADDLEEILKSNYKQVEFLSKYYTTSVVTAFSEGVLAYYWTQFDIPAADLEILPEFSEERVLEVLWNGIREQGKRSGQSLHISQVTASRTDPRMARNPRADYECFFRLEADPLAQSFQSPGFPDQYPAQSRCQWQIRAPEQNAISVRFSHFHIEDDCSDDFVSIYDSLSPDESQAITHKCGQRPPSNPLEVVSSSNIMLINLITDSAVQRPGFSAEYSIIPLTTSKSCGGVLSDAQGNFSSPHYPSFYPPALDCKWTIEVPAGKQVRVKFTMFRMKEPRVDVRVCHKDYIEVMGIKYCGELSSLALTSTTSSLAVMFHSDESFTDKGFQAQYNAYDPSNPCPNQFSCGSGFCIKKELHCDGWNDCGDMSDEMNCKCEKDQFACDNGMCKPKYWVCDRVNDCGDESDEKHCSCAKNEWRCGDGTCLPQDVVCDTKMDCVDGSDEASCTVSPGICSDFSFKCKNEACVNKVNAECDRVKDCTDESDEEGCDCGIRPYKLNRIVGGENAQLGEWPWQVSLHFQTRGHVCGASIISNRWLLSAAHCFKTISPENHVASNWQTYSGMQDQYKQDTVQRRSVKTIITHPDYNQMTYDYDVALLELSQPLEFTNTIHPICLPARSHLFPAGMSCWVTGWGTLREGGAIARLLQKAEVKIINDTVCNVVTEGQVTSRMLCSGFLSGGVDACQGDSGGPLVCFEESGMWFQAGIVSWGEGCARRNKPGVYSRVTKLRDWIHKNTGV; this is encoded by the exons ATGGCATCGAAGAAGAAGACTGGAGTGATAGTGGGAGTCCTCATTGCTCTGCTTGTCTTGGCCGCTGTGACAGGAATCCTCATCTGGCTCTTTGTTA tcAAAGGCAGGGAGTCTGCGGCCACCATAAGTATGAAGCGTGTCCCAGCTCAGCGGGTGTATAGCGGGCACATGAAGCTGGACAATGTGCCCTACAACCAGAATCTGGAGGACCCCACCAGCACAGAGTTCCAAAAGCTGGCAGATGACCTGGAAGAGATA CTTAAGAGCAACTACAAACAAGTTGAGTTCCTCTCCAAGTACTACACCACATCTGTGGTGACCGCCTTCAG tgagGGGGTGCTGGCCTACTACTGGACCCAGTTTGACATCCCGGCAGCGGACCTGGAGATACTGCCAGAGTTCTCTGAGGAGCGGGTCCTGGAGGTGCTGTGGAACGGCATCAGGGAGCAGGGCAAACGCTCCGGCCAGAGCCTCCACATCAGCCAAGTCACTGCCTCAC GCACAGACCCCAGGATGGCCAGGAACCCCAGAGCCG ATTACGAGTGTTTCTTCCGGTTGGAGGCTGACCCTTTAGCTCAGAGCTTCCAGTCTCCAGGCTTTCCTGATCAGTACCCGGCCCAGTCCCGTTGCCAGTGGCAGATCAGAGCCCCGGAACAGAACGCCATCTCAGTCCGCTTCTCCCACTTTCACATAGAGGACGACTGCTCCGATGACTTTGTGTCCATCTACGACTCCCTCAGCCCAGATGAGTCCCAGGCCATCACTCA CAAGTGTGGTCAGAGGCCTCCCAGCAATCCCCTGGAGGTGGTGTCGTCCAGTAACATCATGCTCATCAACCTCATCACCGACAGCGCTGTCCAGAGGCCCGGCTTCAGTGCAGAGTACTCAATCATCCCCCTAACAACAT CCAAAAGTTGTGGAGGAGTCCTGAGTGATGCTCAGGGGAACTTCAGCTCTCCCCATTACCCCAGCTTCTATCCCCCAGCCCTGGACTGCAAATGGACCATCGAG GTCCCTGCAGGGAAGCAGGTACGTGTGAAGTTCACCATGTTCCGTATGAAGGAGCCGAGAGTGGACGTCAGGGTGTGTCACAAAGACTACATAGAGGTCATGGGCATCAA GTACTGTGGGGAGTTGTCTTCTCTGGCCCTTACCAGTACCACCAGCTCTCTGGCTGTGATGTTCCACTCTGATGAGTCCTTCACAGACAAAGGCTTCCAGGCTCAGTACAACGCATATGATCCTTCCAACC CTTGCCCCAACCAGTTTTCCTGTGGCTCTGGGTTCTGTATCAAGAAGGAGCTGCATTGTGATGGCTGGAATGACTGTGGGGACATGAGTGATGAAATGAACTGCA aatgtgaaaaGGACCAGTTTGCCTGTGACAACGGGATGTGCAAGCCCAAGTACTGGGTGTGCGACCGTGTCAACGACTGCGGTGACGAGAGTGATGAGAAGCACTGCA GCTGTGCTAAGAATGAGTGGAGGTGTGGCGACGGGACCTGTTTGCCTCAGGATGTGGTGTGTGACACTAAGATGGACTGTGTAGACGGGAGTGACGAGGCTTCCTGTACCGTCT CTCCTGGTATCTGCTCTGACTTCAGCTTTAAGTGTAAGAACGAGGCGTGTGTGAACAAGGTGAACGCTGAGTGTGACCGGGTCAAAGACTGCACCGACGAATCCGATGAGGAGGGCTGCG ACTGTGGCATCCGGCCATACAAGCTTAACCGTATTGTGGGCGGGGAGAATGCGCAGCTGGGGGAGTGGCCCTGGCAGGTGAGCCTGCACTTCCAGACCCGTGGGCATGTGTGTGGCGCGTCAATCATCTCCAACCGCTGGCTCCTGTCTGCCGCCCACTGCTTCAAGACCATCAGCCCTGA AAACCACGTGGCCTCCAACTGGCAGACGTACAGTGGCATGCAGGACCAGTATAAGCAGGATACTGTTCAGAGAAGATCGGTGAAGACCATTATCACCCACCCAGACTACAACCAGATGACCTATGACTACGACGTCGCCCTGCTGGAGCTGAGCCAGCCGCTGGAGTTCACCAACACCATCCACCCCATCTGCCTACCCGCACGCTCCCACCTCTTCCCTGCTGGCATGTCCTGTTGGGTTACAGGCTGGGGCACTCTCCGCGAAGGAG GTGCCATAGCACGGCTGCTGCAGAAGGCAGAGGTGAAGATCATTAACGACACGGTGTGTAACGTGGTCACCGAGGGTCAGGTCACATCCAGGATGCTCTGCTCCGGCTTCCTGTCTGGAGGGGTTGACGCCTGTCAG GGAGACTCGGGGGGTCCCCTGGTGTGCTTCGAGGAAAGTGGAATGTGGTTCCAGGCAGGCATCGTGAGCTGGGGTGAGGGCTGCGCTCGTCGGAACAAGCCCGGCGTCTACTCGCGTGTCACCAAGCTGAGAGACTGGATCCACAAGAACACAGGGGTTTGA